Below is a genomic region from Streptomyces ferrugineus.
GTAGGCCGACAGGCCGCGCGAGGTGGCGGACGGGTTGTAGACCAACTGGGCGCCGTTGAGCCCGAGTTGCCGCCATCCCTCCGGAAAGTGGCGGTCGTAGCAGATATAGACCCCCACCTTCCCGACGGCGGTGTCGAAGACCGGCCACCCCACATTGCCGGGCTTGAAGTAGTACTTCTCCCAGAACCCCTTGACCTGCGGGATGTGGTGCTTGCGGTACTTGCCGAGGAAGGTTCCGTCGGAGTCGATCACGGCGGCGGTGTTGTAGTAGAAGCCGGAGCTCTCGACCTCGAAGACGGGCACGACGACGACCATGCCGGTCTCGCGGGCCAGCTCCCGCATACGGCGCACGGTGGGCCCGTCGGGAACCGGCTCGGCCCAGCCGTAGTGCTCGGGCTCCTGGACCTGGCAGAAGTAGGGAGCGTTGAAGACTTCCTGGAAGCCGATGATCCTGGCGCCCTGCCGGGCCGCCTCGCGTGCGTGCTCCTCGTGTTTCGCCACCATGGACTCGGTGTCGCCGGTCCAGGTGGCCTGGACCAGAGCGGCGCGTACGACGTTGGCCATGAGCTGCTCCTTCGACGGGACGTCAGAGCCTCTACGCCCGTAGAGGGGGGCCGTAGAGGCTCGAAAGTAAGCCCCTGGGACAGCCTTGCCAAGACTGTCGCCGTTAACCCGCCGAGTCGATCAGGTTTCACCCTCCTGTGGGTGATGGATGGGGCCGGTGGGAGGGCTGTGACGGCGCGGCGCCGGACGGGTCAGGCCGTGACGCCGGCGACCCGGAGAGCGTGGACGAGATCCCACTGGCGCTCGTCGGAGACGCCTTGGGCGGCCTCCAGCAGGAGCGGTACGAGGGTCTTCGGGTCGGGTGCGACGCTGCGGGCGGCCTCCTCCGGGGTGCGCATGCGGACGTACGCGTCGAGCAGCGCGCGGACCTCACGTCGGCGCCCCTTACCGACCAGCCCCAGCACGGCCTGCCCGATCTCGGGCGCGGGCCGCAGCACGCCCTGGCGCAGGATCTGCTCCCCGTCCTCGGCCCGCCCCGCCACGGTCAGCGCGTCGGCGGCGGCGACCAGCCGCTCGGCGGGCAGCGAGGCGGCCTCCCACAGCAGGGTCGCCCAGTCCGCCCCGAGCCCGGCGCGCCGCATCTCCGCGGCCAGCAGCGGCAGGCGTACGGCGGGCCAGTGCGCGGCCTCGACGAGCAGCACATGCGCCTCACCGCTGCGCCCCTCGCCCCGCAGCCGCACCAGCGTCTCCACCGTCCCGGCGACCTCCCGTAGGTCCGCCGGGTCCAGCGCCTGGGCCTGCGGCTCCGCGGGCGGCACGGCGGCCTCCTCGGCGCCGGCCCCGGCGAACCGGGCTCCGCGCGGGGTGCGGCGGCTGGTGACGGCGGTCTGGGCGGGGAGGGTGGGCTGGTCGGTCGGTGGTACGACGACGGGGGCGGCCTCCTCCTCGGCGATCCCGGCGAAGCGGGCGCTGCCCCGGCGGCGTTTGCGCTGCTTGGGGGTGGGTTCGGGGGTGCTCGACGGGGCCGGGGCGGGGTTCTCGGGCGCTGCGGGGGCGGGGGTGCGCCGCGCTTGCGGCCGGTTGGACGCCGCGGTGGACTCCACGGGAGCGGCGTGGCCCGTCGGATCCGCGGCGTTGTGGCCCGCGGGCCGCCCCCCGGGGCCAGGGCTTTCCGTCACCCCCGCACGAGAGTGCCACTCACCCTCGTCGCCGACCGAGCCGCCGCCTCCACGCCCCTCGTCGCCGTCCCGACCGCCCCGGAACCGGTCACCACCGGGCCCGTCTCGCTCGCCCCTCTCACCCCTCTCGCCCCTCTCGCCCCGCTCATCGGCGCGGAAGACGGCTCCCTCCCCCGCCCGCTCCCGCCGTATCTCCGGTCCCCGTGCGCCCGCCGCCCGCCACTCCAAGTCGGCCATCCGCCCCCGGAGTTCGGCGCACCGTGCGGTCGCGCGTTCGTGGTCGTCGCGGGCCCAGGCGAGGTCGAGGCGGATGGTGTCGGCCTGCTCCCGGGTGGTGGCGGAGGCGAGCAACCGTCCCAGTTCCGCCTGCCGTTCGGCGGCGTAGCGCTGTTCGCGGAGCATCACGTCGAGGCGGTCCCCGAGGGCGTCGCGCCCGCCGGGACGGGCGTCGTACGCGGCGAGGGCGGCGGTGTGCAGGGCGCGGGCGCGTTCCGTCTCGGGGGCGGCGCCTCCGGTGCCGTACTGGGCGGCGAGGTCGTGCAGCAGGGACTCCACCACGTCCCAGGGCGGGACTTCCCGGCCGTCGAGGCAGGCCCGCATGCCCTCCGGATCGCGCTGCCAGAACACCCCGCACCAGCCGCCGCCTTGATCCAGGCGCGCCATGAGGCCGTCCAGGTAGTTCACGAACTCCCGCATCCGAGCCGGGAGTTGATCCACTGACATCTCAACTCCCGCCAGACCGGAACACTCCGGTCCGTTAGGCAACACCAACCGTGTTACGGGCGCGCTACGGGAAGTTTTCGAATTGAACGCAGAGTACGCCCCAACTGCCGGAACGTGACGTGCGTGATCGTCAGGCGGCGGCCTCTACGACCGGCGCGCAGCGCCCGACCAGCTCGTCCATCGACAGACCGAGGGTGTCCGCCAGCGCGGCCACCGTGAAGAACGCCGGGGTCGGCGCCCGGCCGGTCTCGATCTTGCGCAGCGTCTCGGCGGAGATGCCGGCGCTCGCCGCGACCTCCGCCATGCTGCGGCCGCCACGGGCCTCGCGCAGCAGCCGGCCGAGCCGCTCGCCGCGTTCGCGCTCTTCCGGGGTGAGAGGGGTGCGCACCATGACACCTATTCTAATACCGCACCCCACCCCATTCAAATACCGGTATAGTAATTGGCATGGTGGAGTTGAAGACGGACAAGTCGATCGATGCGATGTACGAGGCCGGGCAGGTCGTCGGGCAGGCCCTGACGGCCGTGCACAAGGCCGCCGACGTGGGGGTGTCCCTACTGGAGCTGGACGAGCTGGCACGCGAGGTGCTGCGCGGGGCCGGGGCGTCGTCGCCTTTCCTCGGCTACCGCCCCTCCTTCGCGCCCGTCCCCTTCCCCGCCGTCATCTGCGCCTCGGTGAACGACGCGATCGTGCACGGCATCCCGACCGGGTACCGGCTGCGCGACGGCGACCTGGTGTCCATCGACTGCGGTGCCGAACTGGGCGGCTGGGCGGGCGACTCGGCGATCAGCTTCACCGTCGGCAGGGCGCGTCCGGCCGACGTACGCCTGATCGAGACGGCGGAGCGGGCCCTGGCTGCGGCCGTCGAGGCGGCCGTGGTCGGCAACCGCATCGGCGACATCGCCCATGCGATCGGCTCGGTGTGCCGGTCGGCCGGGTACGGCATCCCGGACGGCTTCGGCGGGCACGGCATCGGCCGCAAGATGCACGAGGATCCGTCGGTGCCGAACGAGGGCCGCCCTGGGCGGGGCCTGCCACTGCGGCACGGCATGGTCCTGGCCATCGAGCCGATGGTCATCGCGAGCGGCCGCGACGGCTACCACGCGGCCCCCGACGGCTGGACCCTGCGCACGAACGACGGCTCCCGCGCGGCCCACACGGAGCACACGGTGGCCATCACGCAGACGGGACCGCGGATCCTGACGGCACGGTGAACGGGGGCGCGGCGGCACCGACCCTTGGGACGCACTGAGAAGGCCCGCAGGGGGCGCCACGACGGAGACGGACGCCCCCCGCCTCCCCGCTCCAAGGGCCCCTGGCCACCGCTCGAGCGGCGACGACGACTCCCGCGCGGCCCACACGGAGGACAGGGTGGCGATCACGCAGACGGGCTGCGGATCCTGACGGCACGGTGAACGGGGGCGCCAGGGGCGCGGCGCCTGAAGGCACGCTGAGCAGGTGTACCCGGGGCGCGGCTCCTTGGAACACGCCGAGCAGGTGCACCCGGGGTGCGGAGGCTGAGGACGGGCTGAGCAGGGGCACCGGGCCGTGGCCCCTGACGGGCGCACCGAGCAGGTGCGCTGGGGGCGCCGAGGCGTAGGCGGACGTCCCCACCTCCTCCCCCGAAGGGACCCCGGCCACCATTCGCGCGGCGACGACGACTCCCGCGCGGCCCCGGCGGCCGCACCCTGCGCACGGACGAAGGCGGCCGCGGAGCCGCGGCCGCGCACCCCCGCCCTCCTTGAAGGTGCCCCCGGCCACCGTTCGTGCGAAGGTGTTCTACGAACGCGCGGCCAGGTGTAACCGGCTTTCGCCCGGGTTACCCGATTCCGGCACGTCGATCAGCGAGGGCGACCCTGCCCGCGCAGGGACGCCGGATGGGAACGCCATGACCAGCGGCTTCAGTGGTCCCGAGGACTACGACCCCTTCGGAGAATTCCTCGCCCGCTTCTTCGGCGGACCGCGCCCCGGGCCCCGGCAGATCGATATCGGCCGGCTGCTCAGTCAGCCGGCCCGGGAGCTGGTGCGGGGCGCCGCGCAGTACGCCGCCGAGCACGGCAGCCGGGATCTGGACACCCAGCATCTGCTGCGCGCCGCGCTGTCCGCCGAGCCGACGCGGAGCCTGCTGACGCGGGCGGGCGCGGACCCCGACTCGCTCGCGACGGAGATCGACGAGCGGTCGGGCCCGGTCCAGCACCCGCCGGGCGAGGCCCCGCCGCCGACGTCGCTCTCCCTCACCCCGGCCGCCAAGCGCGCCCTGCTGGACGCGCACGACCTGGCCCGGGCGCGCGGTGCCGGCTACATCGGCCCGGAGCATGTGCTCAGCGCCCTCGCCGCGAACCCCGACTCGGCCGCCGGGCACATCCTGAACGCGGCCCACTTCGCCCCGTCCGGCAGGCCGCCCGAGGTCCCCGACGCCGACCGGCCCCGAGCGCCCCGAGTCGACCAGCGGCCCCGCGTCGACACCGGTACGCCCACCCTCGACAAGTACGGACGCGATCTCACCGACCTCGCCCGCCAGGGCCGTATCGACCCGGTGATCGGCCGGGACGAGGAGATCGAGCAGACCGTCGAGGTGCTCTCCCGGCGCGGCAAGAACAACCCGGTGCTCATCGGTGACGCGGGCGTCGGCAAGACCGCGATCGTGGAGGGCCTGGCGCAGCGGATCGCCGACGGCGACGTGCCCGACGTGCTCAGCGGGCGCCGGGTGGTCGCACTGGACCTGACCGGCGTGGTGGCCGGTACCCGCTACCGGGGTGACTTCGAGGAGCGGCTCACCAACATCGTGGACGAGATCCGCTCGCACTCCGACCGGCTGATCGTGTTCATCGACGAGCTGCACACCGTCGTGGGCGCCGGAGGCGGCGGCGAGGGCGGGTCCATGGACGCCGGGAACATCCTCAAGCCGGCCCTCGCCCGCGGCGAACTGCACGTCGTGGGCGCGACGACGCTGGAGGAGTACCGCAGGATCGAGAAGGACGCGGCGCTCTCCCGCCGCTTCCAGCCGATCATGGTTCCCGAGCCGACGACGGCGGACGCCATCGAGATCCTGCGCGGGCTGCGCGACCGTTACGAGGCCCACCACCAGGTCCGCTACACCGACGAGGCGCTCGTCGCCGCCGTGGAGCTGTCCGACCGCTATCTCACCGACCGCCGGCTGCCCGACAAGGCGATCGATCTGATCGACCAGGCGGGCGCCCGGGTGCGGCTGCGCGCGCGGACCAAGGGCACGGACGTACGGGCCATGGAGCGCGAGGTCGAGCAGCTGACCCGGGACAAGGACCAGGCCGTCGCCGACGAGAGCTATGAGCAGGCCACGCAACTGCGCGACCGTATCGTCGAGTTGAAGAAGCGCATCGTGGACGCCTCCGGCGACGAGGAGGTCGACGAGGGCATGCACCTGGAGGTCACCGCCGAGGCCATCGCCGAGGTCGTGTCCCGCCAGACCGGCATCCCGGTGAGCAGTCTCACCGAGGAGGAGAAGGACCGGCTGCTCGGTCTGGAGGAGCATCTGCACGAGCGGGTCGTCGGGCAGGACGAGGCGGTGCGCGTGGTCTCCGACGCGGTGCTGCGCTCGCGCGCCGGACTCGCCAGCCCCGACCGGCCGATCGGCAGCTTCCTCTTCCTCGGCCCGACCGGCGTCGGCAAGACCGAGCTGGCCCGGACGCTGGCCGAGGCGCTGTTCGGCAGCGAGGAGCGCATGGTCCGTCTCGACATGAGCGAGTACCAGGAACGGCACACCGTCAGCCGCCTGATCGGCGCCCCGCCCGGCTACGTCGGCCACGAGGAGGCCGGACAGCTCACCGAGGTGGTGCGCCGGCACCCGTACTCGCTGCTGCTGCTGGACGAGATCGAGAAGGCCCACCCGGACGTCTTCAACATCCTGCTGCAGGTGCTCGACGACGGCCGGCTGACCGACTCCCAGGGCCGGACCGTCGACTTCACCAACGCGGTCGTCGTGATGACCAGCAACCTCGGCTCGGAGGCGATCAGCCGGAGCGGCGCCGGGATCGGGTTCGGCGCGGGCGACCGAGAGGCCGACGAGGAGGCGCGGCAGGAGCGGATCCTGCGGCCGCTGCGCCAGCACTTCCGGCCCGAGTTCCTCAACCGCATCGACGAGATCGTCGTCTTCCGCCAGCTCACCCCCGACCAGCTGGAGCGGATCACCAACCTGCTGCTGGACAAGACGCGACGGCGGCTGCACGCCCAGGGCGTCTCGGTCGACTTCACCGGCGAGGCCGTCGACTGGCTCTCCGAGCGCGGCTACCAGCCCGAGTACGGCGCGCGCCCACTGCGCCGCACCATCCAGCGGGAGGTCGACAACCAGCTCTCCC
It encodes:
- a CDS encoding nitrilase-related carbon-nitrogen hydrolase, yielding MANVVRAALVQATWTGDTESMVAKHEEHAREAARQGARIIGFQEVFNAPYFCQVQEPEHYGWAEPVPDGPTVRRMRELARETGMVVVVPVFEVESSGFYYNTAAVIDSDGTFLGKYRKHHIPQVKGFWEKYYFKPGNVGWPVFDTAVGKVGVYICYDRHFPEGWRQLGLNGAQLVYNPSATSRGLSAYLWQLEQPAAAVANEYFIAAINRVGQEPYGDNDFYGTSYFVDPRGQVVGEIASDKSEELVVRDLDFDLIDEVRQQWAFYRDRRPDAYEGLVQP
- a CDS encoding helix-turn-helix domain-containing protein; translated protein: MVRTPLTPEERERGERLGRLLREARGGRSMAEVAASAGISAETLRKIETGRAPTPAFFTVAALADTLGLSMDELVGRCAPVVEAAA
- the map gene encoding type I methionyl aminopeptidase — translated: MVELKTDKSIDAMYEAGQVVGQALTAVHKAADVGVSLLELDELAREVLRGAGASSPFLGYRPSFAPVPFPAVICASVNDAIVHGIPTGYRLRDGDLVSIDCGAELGGWAGDSAISFTVGRARPADVRLIETAERALAAAVEAAVVGNRIGDIAHAIGSVCRSAGYGIPDGFGGHGIGRKMHEDPSVPNEGRPGRGLPLRHGMVLAIEPMVIASGRDGYHAAPDGWTLRTNDGSRAAHTEHTVAITQTGPRILTAR
- a CDS encoding ATP-dependent Clp protease ATP-binding subunit, which gives rise to MTSGFSGPEDYDPFGEFLARFFGGPRPGPRQIDIGRLLSQPARELVRGAAQYAAEHGSRDLDTQHLLRAALSAEPTRSLLTRAGADPDSLATEIDERSGPVQHPPGEAPPPTSLSLTPAAKRALLDAHDLARARGAGYIGPEHVLSALAANPDSAAGHILNAAHFAPSGRPPEVPDADRPRAPRVDQRPRVDTGTPTLDKYGRDLTDLARQGRIDPVIGRDEEIEQTVEVLSRRGKNNPVLIGDAGVGKTAIVEGLAQRIADGDVPDVLSGRRVVALDLTGVVAGTRYRGDFEERLTNIVDEIRSHSDRLIVFIDELHTVVGAGGGGEGGSMDAGNILKPALARGELHVVGATTLEEYRRIEKDAALSRRFQPIMVPEPTTADAIEILRGLRDRYEAHHQVRYTDEALVAAVELSDRYLTDRRLPDKAIDLIDQAGARVRLRARTKGTDVRAMEREVEQLTRDKDQAVADESYEQATQLRDRIVELKKRIVDASGDEEVDEGMHLEVTAEAIAEVVSRQTGIPVSSLTEEEKDRLLGLEEHLHERVVGQDEAVRVVSDAVLRSRAGLASPDRPIGSFLFLGPTGVGKTELARTLAEALFGSEERMVRLDMSEYQERHTVSRLIGAPPGYVGHEEAGQLTEVVRRHPYSLLLLDEIEKAHPDVFNILLQVLDDGRLTDSQGRTVDFTNAVVVMTSNLGSEAISRSGAGIGFGAGDREADEEARQERILRPLRQHFRPEFLNRIDEIVVFRQLTPDQLERITNLLLDKTRRRLHAQGVSVDFTGEAVDWLSERGYQPEYGARPLRRTIQREVDNQLSRLLLDGRIGEGGRVTVDVENGRLAFRTEDLPPAPEL